In a single window of the Streptacidiphilus sp. P02-A3a genome:
- a CDS encoding GlxA family transcriptional regulator, which translates to MTPRPLPKSAAPHRVVALVLPPQPTFPLACAAEVFGDHGPAVPSRYAFEACAERPGPVRTQAGYDLLVTSGLEALEQADTVLVPGWQQPADTPVPAAEVAAVRRAHRRGARIVGICSGAFVLAAAGLLDGRRAATHWDRAVELAARFPQVQVDPEVLYVDHGDVATSAGSAAGVDLCLHLVREDQGAAYAMRIARQMVTPPHREGCQLQYAELPTSGPVADSLAPLLEWLAGRLDQPVSVAEMAVHSQVSARTLTRRFTEQLGISPGRWLLDRRIAATRALLEETDLPVESIARRVGLSSAVNLRRRFHEALRTTPAAYRRTFRADEAE; encoded by the coding sequence ATGACGCCTCGCCCGCTGCCGAAGTCCGCGGCCCCGCACCGGGTGGTGGCCCTGGTGCTGCCGCCGCAGCCGACCTTCCCGCTGGCCTGCGCGGCCGAGGTGTTCGGCGACCACGGTCCGGCCGTCCCCAGCCGCTACGCGTTCGAGGCCTGCGCCGAGCGGCCCGGCCCGGTGCGCACCCAGGCCGGTTACGACCTGCTGGTCACGTCCGGTCTGGAGGCGCTGGAGCAGGCGGACACGGTGCTGGTCCCCGGCTGGCAGCAGCCGGCCGACACCCCGGTACCGGCGGCGGAGGTCGCGGCGGTCCGCCGGGCGCACCGGCGCGGCGCGCGGATCGTCGGCATCTGCTCGGGCGCGTTCGTGCTGGCCGCCGCCGGGCTGCTGGACGGCCGCCGGGCCGCCACCCACTGGGACCGGGCGGTCGAGCTGGCCGCCCGGTTTCCGCAGGTCCAGGTCGACCCCGAGGTGCTCTACGTGGACCACGGCGATGTCGCCACCAGTGCCGGATCGGCGGCCGGGGTGGACCTCTGCCTGCACCTGGTGCGCGAGGACCAGGGCGCCGCGTACGCGATGCGGATCGCCCGGCAGATGGTGACACCGCCGCACCGCGAGGGCTGCCAACTGCAGTACGCCGAACTGCCCACCTCCGGGCCGGTCGCCGACTCGCTGGCGCCGCTGCTGGAGTGGCTGGCCGGGCGGCTGGACCAGCCGGTCAGCGTCGCCGAGATGGCGGTCCACTCCCAGGTCTCGGCGCGCACACTGACCCGGCGCTTCACCGAGCAGCTGGGCATCAGTCCCGGACGCTGGCTGCTGGACCGGCGGATCGCCGCCACCCGGGCGCTGCTGGAGGAGACCGACCTGCCGGTGGAGAGCATCGCCCGCCGGGTCGGCCTCTCCTCGGCGGTCAACCTGCGTCGGCGCTTCCACGAGGCCCTGCGCACCACGCCCGCCGCCTACCGGCGGACCTTCCGCGCGGACGAGGCGGAGTAG
- a CDS encoding acyl-CoA dehydrogenase family protein: protein MRFRIAEDDAALARAVAELLAKEAPPEVVRAGWPGGRIERVDAVWRRLAGLGVTGVLVPEATSGPDPDPDLGRGLGHELGLGLDENALVPLLRELGRSALPVPVVETVAVGAPLLAAVAAPDLGAVLTGRLRLTASLATDATDAADAAAPVPFGARADLFVLRAGATLRLYRRAELRIEPVASVDGSRGLARITAPAAGGLPLAESPAAVDRAWQRGVLGTAAVLLGLSERMVELTVGHVKERHQFGAPVGSFQAVKHALADAHLAVRFAGPAVLAAGAAQAGGDPAAPVATSLAKVLASDAARLVARTAIQCHGAIGYTTEYDLHLYAKRAWALAAAWGDPADHRDRLAQALAL from the coding sequence ATGCGGTTCCGGATCGCCGAGGACGACGCGGCGCTGGCGCGGGCCGTCGCCGAGCTGCTGGCCAAGGAGGCGCCGCCGGAGGTGGTGCGCGCCGGATGGCCCGGCGGCCGCATCGAGCGGGTGGACGCGGTCTGGCGCCGACTCGCCGGGCTGGGGGTGACCGGCGTCCTGGTCCCGGAGGCCACGAGCGGCCCCGACCCCGACCCCGACCTCGGGCGCGGGCTCGGGCACGAGCTCGGCCTCGGCCTGGACGAGAACGCGCTCGTGCCGCTGCTGCGGGAGCTGGGCCGGTCCGCGCTGCCGGTGCCGGTGGTGGAGACCGTCGCGGTCGGCGCCCCGCTGCTGGCCGCCGTGGCGGCGCCGGACCTGGGCGCGGTGCTGACCGGCCGACTGCGGCTCACCGCGTCCCTGGCCACCGACGCCACCGACGCCGCCGACGCCGCCGCGCCGGTGCCGTTCGGCGCCCGCGCCGACCTGTTCGTGCTCCGCGCGGGCGCCACCCTGCGCCTGTACCGGCGCGCCGAGCTGCGGATCGAGCCGGTGGCCTCGGTGGACGGCTCGCGCGGCCTGGCCCGGATCACCGCCCCGGCGGCGGGTGGCCTGCCGCTCGCCGAGAGCCCCGCCGCCGTCGACCGGGCCTGGCAGCGTGGCGTCCTCGGCACCGCCGCCGTCCTGCTCGGGCTGAGCGAGCGGATGGTCGAGCTGACCGTCGGCCACGTCAAGGAGCGCCACCAGTTCGGCGCGCCGGTCGGCTCCTTCCAGGCCGTCAAGCACGCGCTGGCCGACGCCCACCTGGCGGTGCGCTTCGCCGGTCCGGCGGTACTCGCGGCGGGCGCGGCGCAGGCGGGCGGCGACCCGGCGGCGCCGGTGGCCACCTCGCTGGCGAAGGTCCTCGCCTCGGACGCGGCCCGGCTGGTCGCCAGGACCGCCATCCAGTGCCACGGCGCGATCGGCTACACCACCGAGTACGACCTGCACCTGTACGCCAAGCGGGCCTGGGCGCTCGCCGCCGCCTGGGGCGACCCGGCGGACCACCGCGACCGGCTCGCCCAGGCGTTGGCGCTGTGA
- a CDS encoding enoyl-CoA hydratase family protein: MSTDVARSITSSVDARGIAEVVVDHPPVNALPVAGWHRLAESLLQLGRDPRVRVVVLRSEGRGFNAGVDLKEIQADHGFAALIGANRGCFAAFAAVYDCAVPVIAAVHGFCLGGGIGLVGNADIVLAAEDAVFGLPEVDRGALGAATHLSRLVPLHKARAMMYTSATATAAELHAFGSVLEVVPGARLRERALELAAGIAAKDPAVIRAAKEAFAGIDLWDVKRSYRYEQGYTFELNLSGVADRVRDSFGKGGPTAAGEC, from the coding sequence ATGTCCACTGACGTGGCGCGGAGCATCACCTCCAGCGTCGACGCGCGCGGCATCGCCGAGGTGGTGGTCGACCATCCGCCGGTCAACGCGCTGCCGGTGGCCGGCTGGCACCGGCTCGCGGAGTCGCTGCTCCAGCTCGGCCGCGACCCCCGGGTACGGGTGGTCGTGCTGCGGTCCGAGGGGCGCGGGTTCAACGCGGGCGTGGACCTCAAGGAGATCCAGGCGGACCACGGCTTCGCGGCGCTGATCGGCGCCAACCGGGGCTGCTTCGCCGCGTTCGCGGCGGTCTACGACTGCGCGGTGCCGGTGATCGCCGCCGTGCACGGCTTCTGCCTGGGCGGCGGCATCGGCCTGGTCGGCAACGCGGACATCGTGCTCGCCGCCGAGGACGCCGTCTTCGGCCTGCCCGAGGTGGACCGGGGCGCGCTGGGCGCGGCCACCCACCTGTCGCGGCTGGTGCCGCTGCACAAGGCCCGGGCGATGATGTACACCTCGGCCACGGCGACCGCCGCCGAACTGCACGCCTTCGGCTCGGTGCTGGAGGTCGTCCCCGGCGCGCGGCTGCGCGAGCGGGCCCTGGAGCTCGCGGCCGGGATCGCGGCCAAGGACCCGGCGGTGATCCGCGCCGCGAAGGAGGCGTTCGCGGGCATCGACCTGTGGGACGTCAAACGCAGCTACCGCTACGAGCAGGGCTACACCTTCGAGTTGAACCTCTCCGGGGTGGCCGACCGGGTGCGCGACAGCTTCGGCAAGGGCGGCCCGACGGCCGCGGGGGAGTGCTGA
- a CDS encoding MFS transporter: MTTTRAGTQSAPLPDPPVHRLPAQRPLWDRRFTLYFTARTVSLFGDAMMPVAAALAVGALYGISGVGFVLGAWTGTFVVLVLFGGVFADRLGARRMMVGADLARVLTQGVLAVAFFTGRPPFWLLVTMAALAGAAVAMFLPGVNGMVPLVAREPQRANATLKVADALAQLIGPALAGLLITLTGAGTVYAIDAGTFVLSALCLALIRLSPAATGSAAPSGGSLRRDLRQGWHEFRSRTWMWAVILIWMGYGVLVFGPLVPLSSALVGARLGSNAYGLAVSFLGVGTVLGGLLALRLRPARPLAAGTVAMALYTVLPLCVALGADLPVLLVGHVIGGGALAFWSVMWATSVQTHTPPAVLNRVSAYELGGSVSGIALGQILAGPAIALASPERLLLVSAGACLAGCVALFATPAIRGLRRAPATSGSVPE; the protein is encoded by the coding sequence GTGACCACCACCCGAGCTGGGACCCAGTCCGCACCGCTACCCGATCCGCCCGTCCACCGCCTGCCCGCCCAACGCCCTTTGTGGGACCGGCGCTTCACCCTCTACTTCACCGCCCGTACCGTCTCGCTGTTCGGCGACGCGATGATGCCGGTGGCCGCCGCGCTCGCGGTCGGCGCACTCTACGGGATCTCCGGGGTCGGCTTCGTCCTCGGCGCCTGGACCGGGACCTTCGTGGTGCTGGTGCTGTTCGGCGGGGTGTTCGCCGACCGGCTCGGGGCGCGCCGGATGATGGTCGGCGCCGACCTCGCCCGGGTGCTCACCCAGGGCGTGCTGGCGGTCGCGTTCTTCACCGGACGGCCGCCGTTCTGGCTGCTGGTGACCATGGCGGCGCTGGCCGGTGCGGCCGTGGCGATGTTCCTGCCGGGGGTGAACGGGATGGTCCCGCTGGTCGCCCGCGAGCCGCAGCGGGCCAACGCCACGCTCAAGGTGGCCGACGCGCTCGCCCAGCTGATCGGACCGGCCCTGGCCGGGCTGCTGATCACACTGACCGGCGCCGGGACGGTGTACGCGATCGACGCCGGGACCTTCGTGCTCAGCGCCCTGTGCCTGGCACTCATCCGGCTCTCCCCCGCCGCCACCGGTTCGGCCGCGCCCAGCGGCGGTTCACTCCGCCGCGACCTGCGCCAGGGCTGGCACGAGTTCCGCTCCCGCACCTGGATGTGGGCGGTGATCCTGATCTGGATGGGCTACGGCGTGCTGGTCTTCGGCCCGCTGGTGCCGCTGAGCTCGGCGCTGGTCGGTGCCCGGCTCGGGTCGAACGCCTACGGCCTGGCGGTCTCCTTCCTCGGCGTCGGCACCGTGCTCGGCGGCCTGCTGGCGCTGCGGCTGCGTCCGGCCCGGCCGCTGGCGGCCGGGACCGTGGCGATGGCGCTGTACACCGTGCTGCCGCTCTGCGTGGCGCTCGGCGCCGACCTGCCGGTACTGCTGGTGGGCCACGTCATCGGCGGCGGCGCCCTGGCGTTCTGGTCGGTGATGTGGGCGACCAGCGTGCAGACGCACACCCCGCCCGCCGTGCTCAACCGGGTCTCCGCCTACGAGTTGGGCGGCTCGGTCTCCGGCATCGCGCTCGGCCAGATCCTGGCCGGACCGGCCATCGCGCTGGCCTCCCCGGAGCGGCTGCTGCTGGTGTCGGCGGGTGCCTGCCTGGCGGGTTGCGTGGCGCTGTTCGCGACCCCGGCGATCCGCGGCCTGCGCCGCGCCCCCGCCACCAGTGGCTCCGTGCCGGAGTAG
- a CDS encoding nitronate monooxygenase family protein has translation MTPTAPGPLHPALHTPLCDLFGVRYPIVQTGMGWVSGPELTAATAEAGGLGILAGATLTPAETRAAIRAVRERTDAPFGVNLRGDAADVVERAAILVQEGVRVASFALAPTEKVVRGLKDAGLVVVPSVGARRHAEKVQAWGVDAVVVQGGEGGGHTGSVPTSILLPQVVDAVGIPVIAAGGFHDGRGLVAALAQGAVGIAMGTRFLLTSDSTVPEPVKQQYLRRGVTDTVVTDLLDGVPQRVLRTELVDRLLAAGPVARTGRSLRHAVAFQRMSGIPWPDLVREGLAMRRSHGLGWSQLLMAANTPMMLRASMVDGRLDLGTLAGGQVAGLIQDLPSCAELVDRIVTEADAVLTRLTATTAAAAAATAEPGVP, from the coding sequence ATGACGCCCACCGCACCGGGACCGCTGCACCCGGCGCTGCACACCCCCCTCTGCGACCTGTTCGGCGTCCGCTACCCGATCGTGCAGACCGGCATGGGATGGGTCTCCGGACCCGAACTCACCGCCGCCACCGCCGAGGCGGGCGGGCTCGGCATCCTGGCCGGCGCCACCCTCACGCCCGCCGAGACCCGCGCCGCGATCCGCGCGGTACGCGAACGCACCGACGCGCCGTTCGGGGTGAACCTGCGCGGCGACGCGGCCGACGTCGTCGAACGCGCGGCGATCCTGGTCCAGGAGGGGGTCCGGGTCGCGTCGTTCGCGCTCGCGCCCACCGAGAAGGTCGTCCGCGGCCTCAAGGACGCCGGTCTGGTCGTCGTCCCCTCGGTCGGGGCCCGCAGGCACGCGGAGAAGGTCCAGGCGTGGGGCGTCGACGCGGTCGTCGTCCAGGGCGGCGAGGGCGGCGGCCACACCGGCAGCGTGCCCACGTCGATCCTGCTGCCGCAGGTGGTGGACGCCGTCGGGATCCCGGTGATCGCCGCCGGGGGCTTCCACGACGGACGCGGCCTGGTCGCCGCGCTGGCCCAGGGCGCGGTCGGCATCGCCATGGGCACCCGCTTCCTGCTCACCAGCGACAGCACCGTGCCCGAACCGGTCAAACAGCAGTACCTGCGGCGCGGGGTGACCGACACCGTGGTCACCGACCTGCTCGACGGCGTCCCGCAGCGGGTGCTGCGCACCGAGCTCGTCGACCGGCTGCTCGCGGCCGGTCCGGTCGCCCGGACCGGCCGCTCGCTGCGCCACGCGGTCGCGTTCCAGCGGATGTCCGGCATCCCCTGGCCGGACCTGGTCCGCGAGGGCCTGGCGATGCGCCGCAGCCACGGCCTCGGCTGGTCGCAGCTGCTGATGGCGGCGAACACCCCGATGATGCTGCGCGCCAGCATGGTCGACGGACGGCTGGACCTCGGCACCCTGGCCGGCGGCCAGGTCGCCGGGCTGATCCAGGACCTGCCCAGCTGCGCCGAACTCGTCGACCGGATCGTCACCGAGGCGGACGCCGTGCTCACCCGGCTCACCGCCACCACTGCCGCCGCCGCTGCCGCCACCGCCGAACCGGGAGTGCCATGA
- a CDS encoding acyl-CoA dehydrogenase family protein: MDLGWSGSEQSFRREARAWLRANVPERPLPSGDTRAGFAAHLEWERRLHRARWSVVSWPEEFGGRGATLWEWLIFEEEYYRAGAPQRVTQNGIFLLAPTVFEFGTPEQRQRILPRMAAAQDLWCQGWSEPGAGSDLAAISSRAVRDAASGGWRLSGQKTWTTRGAFCTHLFGLFRSDPEARRHHGLSYFLVPLDAPGVTVRGFARLDGDEGFAEVFLDDVFVPDRDVLGGVNQGWSVAMATTGSERGLTLRSPGRFLSAADRLLDTARQVRAAHPRRAAAHRDRALRAWIDAQAYQLFTLEQVTAITEGRPVGAESSLNKLFWSELDIRLHETALDLIGDEAETEGPWTKGFLFSLAGPIYAGTNEIQRTIVAERLLGLPRK; the protein is encoded by the coding sequence ATGGACCTCGGCTGGAGCGGGTCCGAGCAGTCCTTCCGGCGCGAGGCCAGGGCCTGGCTGCGGGCCAACGTCCCGGAGCGGCCGCTGCCATCCGGCGACACCCGCGCGGGCTTCGCGGCCCACCTGGAGTGGGAGCGGCGGCTGCACCGGGCGCGCTGGTCGGTGGTGTCCTGGCCGGAGGAGTTCGGCGGCCGGGGCGCCACCCTGTGGGAGTGGCTGATCTTCGAGGAGGAGTACTACCGGGCCGGGGCCCCGCAGCGGGTCACCCAGAACGGCATCTTCCTGCTGGCCCCCACCGTCTTCGAGTTCGGCACCCCCGAACAGCGGCAGCGGATCCTGCCCCGGATGGCCGCCGCCCAGGACCTGTGGTGCCAGGGCTGGTCCGAGCCGGGCGCGGGCAGCGACCTGGCCGCGATCAGCAGCCGCGCGGTACGTGACGCGGCGTCGGGCGGCTGGCGGCTCAGCGGCCAGAAGACCTGGACCACCCGCGGCGCGTTCTGCACCCACCTGTTCGGCCTGTTCCGGTCCGACCCCGAGGCCCGGCGGCACCACGGCCTGAGCTACTTCCTGGTGCCGCTCGACGCCCCCGGCGTCACCGTCCGCGGCTTCGCACGGCTCGACGGCGACGAGGGCTTCGCCGAGGTGTTCCTGGACGACGTGTTCGTCCCCGACCGGGACGTCCTCGGCGGGGTGAACCAGGGCTGGTCCGTGGCCATGGCCACCACCGGCTCCGAGCGGGGCCTGACCCTGCGCTCGCCCGGGCGCTTCCTCAGCGCCGCCGACCGGCTGCTGGACACCGCCCGGCAGGTGCGGGCCGCCCACCCGCGACGCGCCGCCGCGCACCGTGACCGGGCGCTGCGGGCCTGGATCGACGCACAGGCGTACCAGCTGTTCACCCTGGAGCAGGTCACCGCGATCACCGAGGGGCGGCCGGTCGGCGCCGAGTCGAGCCTGAACAAGCTGTTCTGGTCCGAGCTCGACATCCGGCTGCACGAGACCGCGCTCGACCTGATCGGCGATGAGGCGGAGACCGAGGGGCCCTGGACCAAGGGCTTCCTGTTCTCCCTGGCGGGTCCCATCTACGCGGGCACTAACGAGATCCAGCGGACCATCGTGGCCGAGCGGCTGCTCGGCCTGCCGAGGAAGTGA
- a CDS encoding CoA transferase subunit A: protein MTEDQVVAELRSGMTLGIGGWGSRRKPMSLVRAVLRSDLRDLTVVSYGGPDVGLLCAAGKVRRLVYGFVSLDSIPLEPHFQAARQAGAVVATEYDEGMLQTALYAAAQRLPFLPLRAGLGSDVMRVNPGLRTVRSPYLDGEELVAVPALPLDAALVHLNRADARGNAQFLGPDLYFDDLFCAAAERAYVSCERVLPTEELTATADITRLRIHRWMVTGLVEAPNGAHFTSCDPDYRRDESFQREYATAAKDPGEWARFQRTYLSGDEQDYQRAVAARPARIGARA from the coding sequence ATGACGGAGGATCAGGTCGTCGCGGAGCTCCGCTCCGGGATGACGCTGGGCATCGGCGGGTGGGGATCGCGGCGCAAGCCGATGTCGCTGGTGCGGGCCGTCCTGCGGTCCGACCTGCGGGACCTCACCGTGGTCAGCTACGGCGGACCGGACGTGGGCCTGCTGTGCGCGGCCGGCAAGGTCAGGCGGCTGGTCTACGGGTTCGTCTCGCTGGACTCGATCCCGCTCGAACCGCACTTCCAGGCCGCCCGGCAGGCGGGCGCGGTCGTGGCCACCGAGTACGACGAGGGCATGTTGCAGACGGCCCTCTACGCCGCCGCGCAGCGGCTGCCGTTCCTGCCGCTGCGCGCGGGGCTCGGCTCGGACGTGATGCGGGTCAACCCGGGACTGCGCACCGTCCGTTCCCCGTACCTGGACGGCGAGGAACTGGTGGCCGTGCCCGCGCTGCCGCTGGACGCCGCGCTGGTGCACCTGAACCGGGCCGACGCCCGGGGCAACGCCCAGTTCCTGGGCCCGGACCTGTACTTCGACGACCTGTTCTGCGCGGCGGCCGAGCGCGCCTACGTCTCCTGCGAACGGGTGCTCCCCACCGAGGAGTTGACGGCCACCGCGGACATCACCCGGCTGCGGATCCACCGGTGGATGGTCACCGGCCTGGTCGAGGCCCCGAACGGCGCGCACTTCACCTCCTGCGACCCCGACTACCGGCGGGACGAGTCGTTCCAGCGCGAGTACGCCACCGCCGCCAAGGACCCGGGGGAGTGGGCGCGGTTCCAGCGGACCTACCTGTCCGGCGACGAGCAGGACTACCAGCGCGCCGTGGCGGCCCGCCCGGCCCGGATCGGAGCGCGCGCATGA
- a CDS encoding SDR family oxidoreductase, whose amino-acid sequence MNALPRRPGHQLLAGRTALVTAAAGTGIGFATALRFAEEGARVALSDRHQRRLGEAADRIAEATGQRPPTVVCDVTSQEAVDTMFATVVGEFGHLDVLVNNAGLGGTAELVEMTDQQWSGVLDVSLNGTFRCTRAALRHMVPRGTGVVVNNASVIGWRAQRGQAHYAAAKAGVMALTRCAAVEVGRSGVRVNAVAPSIAMHEHLAKVTSEELLERLAQDEAFGRAADPSEIADVIVFLASDYSSYMTGEVVSVSSQHA is encoded by the coding sequence ATGAACGCCCTGCCCCGCCGCCCCGGCCACCAACTCCTGGCCGGACGGACCGCCCTGGTCACCGCCGCCGCCGGGACCGGCATCGGCTTCGCCACCGCGCTGCGCTTCGCCGAGGAGGGCGCGCGGGTGGCCCTGAGCGACCGGCACCAGCGCCGCCTCGGCGAGGCCGCCGACCGGATAGCCGAGGCCACCGGGCAACGCCCGCCCACCGTGGTCTGCGACGTCACCTCGCAGGAGGCGGTCGACACCATGTTCGCCACCGTCGTCGGCGAGTTCGGCCACCTCGACGTCCTGGTCAACAACGCCGGGCTCGGCGGCACCGCCGAACTCGTCGAGATGACCGACCAGCAGTGGTCCGGAGTCCTCGACGTCAGCCTCAACGGCACCTTCCGCTGCACCCGCGCCGCGCTGCGGCACATGGTCCCGCGCGGCACCGGCGTCGTCGTCAACAACGCCTCGGTGATCGGCTGGCGCGCCCAGCGCGGCCAGGCCCACTACGCCGCCGCCAAGGCCGGGGTGATGGCGCTGACCCGCTGCGCCGCCGTCGAGGTCGGCCGCTCCGGCGTGCGGGTCAACGCGGTCGCGCCCAGCATCGCCATGCACGAGCACCTGGCCAAGGTCACCAGCGAGGAGCTGCTGGAGCGGCTGGCCCAGGACGAGGCCTTCGGCCGGGCTGCCGATCCGTCCGAGATCGCCGACGTGATCGTCTTCCTGGCCAGCGACTACTCCTCGTACATGACCGGCGAGGTCGTCTCGGTCAGCAGCCAGCACGCCTGA
- a CDS encoding TetR/AcrR family transcriptional regulator encodes MAARRPVATRGGSPRAAANGGSDRRAELLRIAANLFATHGYAETTVRDIADEAGILSGSLYHHFASKEAMLDEILRDFLGRLRERFTAIEQHGGSPREVFDGLVRHAFATIDAEPEAVALYQNESPSLSGQPGFEYVDDLGRQNEAIWLRALTAGQESGVFLDSVDMQLSYRFIRDTVWSAVRWYHPGGRYQHEAVATQYLTLLYGGLLTG; translated from the coding sequence ATGGCGGCACGACGACCCGTGGCCACGCGCGGCGGCAGCCCCAGGGCGGCGGCGAACGGCGGTTCGGACCGTCGCGCGGAACTGCTGCGCATCGCCGCGAACCTGTTCGCCACCCACGGCTACGCCGAGACCACCGTCCGGGACATCGCCGACGAGGCGGGCATCCTGTCCGGCAGCCTGTACCACCACTTCGCCTCGAAGGAGGCGATGCTCGACGAGATCCTCCGGGACTTCCTGGGCCGGTTGCGGGAGCGCTTCACCGCGATCGAGCAGCACGGCGGAAGCCCGCGTGAGGTCTTCGACGGGCTGGTCCGGCACGCCTTCGCCACCATCGACGCCGAGCCCGAGGCGGTCGCCCTCTACCAGAACGAGTCCCCCTCCCTGAGCGGGCAGCCGGGCTTCGAGTACGTCGACGACCTGGGTCGGCAGAACGAGGCGATCTGGCTGCGGGCGCTCACCGCCGGTCAGGAGTCAGGTGTCTTCCTGGACTCCGTCGACATGCAGCTCAGCTACCGCTTCATCCGGGACACGGTGTGGAGCGCGGTGCGCTGGTACCACCCGGGCGGCCGGTACCAGCACGAGGCCGTCGCCACGCAGTACCTGACGCTGCTCTACGGCGGCCTGCTCACGGGGTGA
- a CDS encoding enoyl-CoA hydratase, translated as MSAEESPAAEDAEPVVAYEVRGPVAVVTVNRPEYRNAQNSQVTYALDAAFTRAVDDDAVKVVVLAGSGRHFSAGHDIGTPGRDVDRTFERRAVIWWDHTDKQGVDSRLARESEVYLGMCRRWREIPKPMIAMVQGACIAGGLMLAWCCDFVIASDDAFFADPVVRMGIPGVEYFAHPWVMNPRAAKEFLFTGDRFSAQRAERLGMVNQVVPRAELESTVFALAERISAMPRFGLALAKKAVNQAEDLQGMRVGMDSVFGLHHAAHAHNAEVGADSLAGLDARGMRDAARAATEG; from the coding sequence ATGTCCGCCGAGGAGAGCCCAGCAGCCGAGGACGCCGAGCCGGTGGTCGCCTACGAGGTCCGCGGGCCGGTCGCGGTGGTGACCGTGAACCGCCCGGAGTACCGCAACGCCCAGAACTCCCAGGTGACCTACGCCCTGGACGCGGCCTTCACCCGGGCCGTCGACGACGACGCGGTGAAGGTGGTCGTGCTCGCGGGCAGCGGTCGCCACTTCAGCGCGGGCCACGACATCGGCACCCCGGGCCGCGACGTCGACCGGACCTTCGAGCGCAGGGCGGTGATCTGGTGGGACCACACCGACAAGCAGGGCGTCGACTCCCGCCTGGCCCGCGAGTCGGAGGTCTACCTCGGCATGTGCCGCCGCTGGCGGGAGATCCCCAAGCCGATGATCGCGATGGTGCAGGGCGCCTGCATCGCCGGGGGCCTGATGCTGGCCTGGTGCTGTGACTTCGTCATCGCCTCGGACGACGCGTTCTTCGCCGACCCGGTCGTCCGGATGGGCATCCCCGGCGTCGAGTACTTCGCCCACCCGTGGGTGATGAACCCGCGCGCCGCCAAGGAGTTCCTGTTCACCGGGGACCGCTTCAGCGCGCAGCGCGCCGAACGGCTCGGCATGGTCAACCAGGTGGTCCCGCGCGCCGAGTTGGAGTCCACCGTGTTCGCCCTGGCGGAGCGGATCAGCGCGATGCCCCGGTTCGGCCTGGCGTTGGCCAAGAAGGCGGTCAACCAGGCCGAGGACCTGCAGGGGATGCGGGTCGGCATGGACTCGGTCTTCGGTCTGCACCACGCCGCGCACGCCCACAACGCCGAGGTCGGCGCCGACTCGCTGGCCGGCCTGGACGCCCGGGGCATGCGCGACGCGGCCCGGGCCGCCACCGAGGGCTGA
- a CDS encoding CoA-transferase subunit beta, with translation MSEGASARTSTDPGATATRAEVCVAACADAWRGDGEILASPMGLIPGIGARLARATFEPDLLLSDGEATLVAGVWAIDAPPPATAEGWVPYRTIFDLLATGRRHVMMGPSQLDRHGNANISAIGDFARPTRQLLGVRGAPGNTVNHPTSYWVPRHTPRTFTERVDVVCGVGYDNAAKAGPAATRFHELRRVVSNLAVMDFGGPDHTLRLVSRHPGTTLAEVLANTGFPLHLDSADDVPETRTPTAAELTLIRTVIDPNGRREREVPA, from the coding sequence ATGAGCGAGGGCGCGAGCGCGCGCACGAGCACGGACCCCGGGGCGACCGCCACCCGCGCCGAGGTCTGCGTGGCCGCCTGCGCCGACGCCTGGCGCGGCGACGGCGAGATCCTGGCCAGCCCCATGGGCCTGATCCCCGGCATCGGCGCCCGCCTGGCCCGGGCCACCTTCGAACCCGACCTGCTGCTCTCCGACGGCGAGGCCACCCTGGTCGCCGGGGTCTGGGCCATCGACGCCCCACCACCGGCCACCGCCGAGGGCTGGGTGCCCTACCGCACGATCTTCGACCTGCTGGCGACCGGCCGACGGCACGTGATGATGGGGCCCAGCCAGCTGGACCGCCACGGCAACGCCAACATCTCCGCCATCGGCGACTTCGCCCGCCCCACCCGGCAACTGCTCGGCGTGCGCGGCGCCCCGGGCAACACCGTCAACCACCCCACCAGCTACTGGGTGCCGCGGCACACCCCGCGCACCTTCACCGAGCGGGTGGACGTCGTCTGCGGCGTCGGCTACGACAACGCGGCCAAGGCCGGACCCGCCGCCACCCGCTTCCACGAACTGCGCCGGGTCGTCAGCAACCTCGCGGTGATGGACTTCGGCGGCCCCGACCACACGCTGCGGCTGGTCTCCCGGCACCCGGGCACGACCCTGGCCGAGGTGCTCGCCAACACCGGCTTCCCGCTGCACCTCGACAGCGCCGACGACGTCCCGGAGACCCGCACCCCCACCGCCGCGGAACTCACGCTGATCCGCACCGTGATCGACCCCAACGGCCGCCGCGAGCGGGAGGTCCCGGCATGA